Within Nitrospiria bacterium, the genomic segment TTTTTTCATTTAGCTGTTTGTGAAAGGCTTAAAAGGAGGGGAAATTGTATTAGTTAATAACCTAATAAGGTAAGGTTTGTTAAGACCATTTAAACAAAAAGAACCCCACCAAAAAAATTTTTTTTAGACCCAAGGGATTTTAATTAGCGTTTCCAGCTCACCCGGACAGAATATTCCCCCTCACCATAATGCAATTGAAGCTCCCCTTGATAGGCATGCTTAAGGGCCTCCCCGATCCGTCTAGGCAAATGAGTATCCGTCGTAGTGATCTGAACGCCACCCTCCTTTTCCTCAACCCCCATTAACCGACTCAGCGGATGATCTTTTTTGGCCAAGGCTTCTTCATTATGAACAAGGTTTAACAATTCATCCCTATGTTCATTAAAAAAGGCCCCGCCCACATGGAGAAATCCAGCAGGATATTTATCCTTCGTTCTATGACAAGCCGGACAAGTTGTTTCATGGAAATTTGGGGGCCGAAGTCCCCAAATCCACCGTCCTTTTTGAAACAAAGCACCACACTGCGGACAAAGAGTGGGCTCAACCATCTTTTGCCGGCTCTTGTAGGTGTCATGGACCCGCTCTTTAACCTCACGGTCCTTCCGAAACCCCATAAGCCCTGCTCCTTTGCTTTGCCCTTTCATAATTTCACCTCCCAACACTTATTGAGTTGCGCTTGATTTCGAAACCTTTCCTTGTAAAATAGCAATAACCTCATCATCTGAAACTTGAGAAAACTCCTCAAAAAATTGACCCACCGC encodes:
- a CDS encoding BCAM0308 family protein, with protein sequence MKGQSKGAGLMGFRKDREVKERVHDTYKSRQKMVEPTLCPQCGALFQKGRWIWGLRPPNFHETTCPACHRTKDKYPAGFLHVGGAFFNEHRDELLNLVHNEEALAKKDHPLSRLMGVEEKEGGVQITTTDTHLPRRIGEALKHAYQGELQLHYGEGEYSVRVSWKR